The Gemmatimonas sp. genomic sequence GTAATCGTCGGCACTCTCCGCCACCGTCACGAGTGGCACGACGTGGCGCACGACGTCGGCTACCGGGGTCGACACGATCGGCTTGCCGGAGGCCATGTACTCGAGCGTCTTGGTGGGGTTGATGTACTGCGTGGCCTTGTTGAGGGCAAAGGGCATGAGGCACACATCGAAGCCCTTGAGGAAAGCGGGGAGCGCCTCGTACGGCTGCTGCCCGAACCAGTGGATGTTCTCGCGGCGTGGCAGGTCGCGGGTATCCACTTTCACCACGGGGCCCACCATGGCCACGCTGGCGGCGGGAAAGCGCTCCGCCACGTGGGCCAGCAGGGCATAGTCGAGCCGCTCGTCGATGACGCCTACGTAGCCGAGTACCGGTCCGGGGAGGGCGGCCAGCAGCTCGGGGATCGCCGTGTCGGCGTCGTGCGCCCGGGCGAAGTGGTCAGCGTCCACGCCGCAGCCAAAGAAATGCACATTGTCGTGAAAGCGGGACTTGGCGGTGGCCAGGGCATGGCCGCCAGCAAACACCACGTCGGCACGCGCCAGCAGGTATCGCTCGCGGTGCACGAGTTCCGTGGGGGCAAAGCGGAACTGTGCCAACTCGTCCATACAGTCGTACACGACGGCACACTCCTGGAACGCGCCCAGCATGGCGGGCGCCGGCATGGGCGTATAGAACCACTGCACCGGCGCGTCGAACCGGTTGGCCAGGTCACCCGTGGCACCCGTCAGGTCGAGCAGCAAGGCGCGGATGGCCGTCAGGGAGGCGGCCTCGCTGTCGCGGTACGACGCCGGCAGGCGCGGGATGACGCGATGAACGCCGGGCTGCGGCTGCGTCCGCTGCAGCGTGGGACGCACCAGATCATCCAGATACTGCGGCTCCTCCACGAAGAGGACCTCGTGGGACCGTGCGAACCGCGAAAACAGCTGCTGAGGGCGCTGCCACACGAAGTCCCAGCGCAGGTGGCTGTGCACGAGAAGTGGCCGGCCGCTGATCACATCGGCAATCGAAGTCGTCACGGAATGCGTCCCGCTGAAGGGGAGAAAGCCAGAAGCAGCCGGATCGGCGCGCCTCACGGATCAGCACAAGGGGGCAAGGCAAGTGCCATTGGCGCAGTGATGAGCTTCGCGTGGGTGCCCCATGGGACGCGGCGCGGCCACGGCTGGCCGACGGAGACGCCAAACGAAACGGCGGTACCCCCGGCACCCCTCCGCACCGGACATACCGCCGCTCGTGCGCACCCGAAGGTGCGGTCCTGCGCGCGTACCGTGCAGTCGTGTACGCTAGAACGCCTCGTGGCGGCGCGGGATCACGCCATTGCTGTTCGCGCCGATGTAGTTCGAGCGTTCCCGACCACGCCGCCGTTCACCGAAGAAGCGCTGGTCGTCGTACAGACCATCGCGATAGAACGCCTCCTCGTCGCCGTGCCCATCCGCCAACCCTGACGCGGACGATGATGTCGCGGGATTCGTGCCATCGGCTTGCGGGAAGCGTTCCCGCAACGACACTTCGTACTCGCGCGACAGCGAGTGACGATCATATGGCGGGAGCGTGCGGGGGTCGACGATCGACGAGCTCAGCACCACGTCATCTTCGTCGTCGTCGAGCCGCGCCGATCCGATGGGGATGAGCACGTGTCGGTCGGCGGAAGTGTTCAAGGCTTCCTTGTTGAGACGCGCCTCGATGTAGCGCACCTTCATCAGCCCGGTGTCCACCACCAGATCCTTCACCGTGCCGACCTTCTCGCCATCGGCGGTGCGCACATCCCACCCCCGGATGTCGGGATCGCCATCGGCAACCTGCAGGTCGCTCATCTCGTCGAGGTGCACGAGGCGGGGAGTCCCATTGCGCCCGTCGCCGTGCAACGACGCGTCGCGTCCCGCCACGTCATCAAACCGATCGGGCTGCATGGACATACTCCTGCGGCGTCACCGCGGTCATGGTTGTGAATCACGCGACACGCCGGTGCGCGTGCCGCCCTCCGGTGGCGCAAGCGTCCCGGCCGCGGCACCGCTGTCGATCGCCATACGGTTGGTGTCCGTCGCCGTGGTCACATCGGCGGCGGGTTTCCGCGCGAAAAGGAACCAGAGCACGCCGACGAGCAGCAGGCCGGCGAGCAGCCATGGCCAGACGGAGCGTTCCTTTCGCTGAATGTTGATTTCTGCCATCGCGGGGCCTCGTGGTGGTCATCGTGGTGATCGATGCGGAGCTCGTGTACCTCGATACCGGGTCGGCAATTCCCGGTCCACGCCACCCTGCCCGTTGGCGGCACCGCGAGGGTAAATTGCGCCATGGCCAACAGTGGCCGGCTGTACCGCCTTGAGGCGGCCAATGTGAATCACGCCGAGGATGTGATGGGTCGGCTTGCACTACCTGATGAAATCATTCCTTTGCTGGCCGAACGCTTCAAGGCACTCGCGGAACCGGCCCGACTGCAGCTCCTGCGCGCGCTCATGACGCGGGAGCACACCGTGAACGAGCTGGTCCTGTCCACACAGCTCAGCCAGGCCAATGTCTCCAAGCACCTGCAGCTGCTGCACACGCTCGGGTTCGTACGCCGGCGCAAGCACGGGCTGTTCGTGCACTACGCGATTGCCGACCGCCAGGTGGCGAAGCTGTGCGACCTGATGTGTGCCCGGGTGCTTGCCGAAACACCGCGCTCTCGGAACGGCGGGTAGCCAAAGGGCCGATCATTCGGCCGACAGTGCGCTCTTCGCTCCGCATGAGATGACAGGCCGCTCACGGCCACCCGCAAGTTGTGCCCCACGCGACCCGCCTGATGCGGCGCGTCGGTCGGCCCGCCCGGGTCGACGGCTTCTCTCGCCACGGGGGCGTCTCGCATGCACAAGCTTCAGGTCGGTGGCGCAGGCGCTCGGCGCCTGCTTCAGGCGGCCGCGCTGCTGCTCCTGTTCACGGCGCTCGCGGCACCGCTCGTGGCGGCGCCGGCAACGGGCACGACACCCGCGGCGGCACCTGCGGCGGCACGTGCCGCCGTCGATCCGCTGCGCACCACACGGCTCGTCCGCCGCCTCCACCTGCGCCTCGGCGGCGCTGCCGTGACGGCGCTCCCCCCCCACGAATTGCAGCGCGCGCATAACGACTGCGCGTTGACCATCGTCGCTCGGCTCCACCGCCGGGCCACGCACCCCGTGCCCGCGCTCCCCGCACCGCACACCCTCGCCCGCCAGCTCGAGCTCGGTCCGCGGGGGGTGGCGCTCGAAGCACTCGCCCGCACCCTCCGCCAACTCGGCTGGCCCGCCCGCGTGCAACGGGCACGCACCCCGCTCCACCCCCCGGCCATCGCCCTCGTCCACCCGGGACACTACGTGCTGCTCCTGCAGCAGTCGCCGGCAACGGTGGAGTACTTCGATCCGCTCATTGGCCTGGTCCAGGAACCGCGGCCGCACTTCGCGGCGCGCTGGACCGGCAACGGCGTGCAGTTGTCCACAGGGGACAACTGACACTCGGCGCGCCGGCGCCTCCCGCGCGACGGCCGCCATCATCATCACCCACGCAACGGAGAATCCATGTTGCTTCGACATACCACATCCGTCTTGGCGCTCGCCGTGGCCTTCGCCCTCGGCGCAGCACCGCCCGCCAACGGCGCCGGGCCCGTCCCCGCCACCGTGCCGAACACGCCCGCCGCAACCGAAATCGGCGGCGGCGGACCCGGGCTCACCTGCCTCGGCTGCGTCGGGGCCGGTGTCGTCGGGCTGGCCACCGCCGGCTTCGGCGGCCTGTACGTCACCCTCATGGTCGGCGGCGCCAAAGCCGTCGCCTTGGGCGGAAGCGTCGTCACCTGCGCCGCCGCCTGCGTCGCCTACTTCAACGAGGAATAACCACCATGCGACAGACACTCATGCACCTCGCCTGGGGGCTCGCGACCGCCGCCCTCATCATCGCCACGCCGCTGCGTGCCATCGGTTCGCCGGACATGCCGCCAATGGCACCGGTCGCCGCCACCACGGCCCTGCCCACCACGGCCCTGACCGGCGCCGCGATCACCGCCGCACTGCCCGTCACCGCCGACACAGCAGTGAACGCGGCGCCCGTCGCCTCACCCATCGCCAGTGAATACGGCGGCGGATGGACCCAGGTGTACTGCGCCGCCTGCGTCGGACTCGGTGCCTACGCCCTGTTCGCCGGCGGGTTCACCATGCTGCCGGTGATCCTCGCGAATCCGGCCGCGTACGGCACCTTCTCCGGTACCTGCGTGATCGCCTGCCGGTCGGTGCTCGACGACCTCATGAAATGACACGAGGGCTGAGGTGATCTCCCGACCCACCTCCGTCGCCGTGCTGGGAGCCACTGCCCTCACCCTGGGTACGCTCCTGGCTCGGCCAGCCCGCGGCGATGCCAGCGCACCGGCGCGCCAGCAGTCCGAGGCGATCCTCGCGGCACGCGTGGCCTCCGCCATCACCGCGCTGCCGCAGCCAATGGGCGCCGCCATACCGACCACTCGGCTCGTCGTCGCCGCCAACTGCCCCGCCTCACACACGGTGGTGCGCGTGCTCCTTCGCCGCGTGGCCCACCATGCCACCCTGCCGCCACTCGTGATCCTCACCGATCGCTCATGGCCAACGCTCGACTCCCTCCGCTACGCAACAGCCAGCACGCTGCAGCAGGTCACGCAGCTCCCCCAACGCATCGGCGTTACCCCCGCTGCCGTCACCACCAACCCGGCCGGCAGCGCGCCCGGAGCAACCACCTCGCTCGGGGTGCATCAGGTGCTCGCTCACCTCGCCCCGATCCCACCAGCCCGACCATGACCCCTCCACTCAGTCACCGCCGCTCGCGAACCACACGACCCGCCGGCCGGCGCCGCGAGGCGGTGGCATCGAGTGTGTCCGCACCGCGACTGCTTCCCGCCTATCTCGTCGCCGTCAGCCTCACGGTCAGCATCGCGTGCATGATGCTCCTGGCCATGCAACGGTCCGCACCGTTCGATCTCACCGGACAGGTCGAGACGCTGCTCCCCCTCGCCAAGCTCAGCGTCTTCGCGGCGCCACTCATCGTCGCCGCGCGAGCAGCCGGGGCCGCAATCACCGTGTGGCTGGTGGCCGGCGCACTCAACGAACCGCTGCCACTCCGTACCATCGCCGCCACCATCGTGTTGTGGATTCCCCTGCTCGAGCTGTCAGCGCTCGTCGATGGCGTCGCCATCCTGCTCGATCCGCAGCGCGGATGGAATCAGGCGCATATCGCCCTCGGCCTCGATGCCCTCCTGCCGCAGCTCGATGGCAGCGCGCTGATCGCGGCTCGCCTCATCAACCTGCCATGGCTGGCCTTCACACTCGTGCTCTGGCGACAGCTCCGCACACGCCATGACCGCAGCGATACCGTCGCCGTACCCGCCGCTCTCGCCGCGTCACTGCTGCTGGTACTGCTGCCCCTGCTGCAGCGCTGAACGTCCCGTTGCCCCTCCCCGCTCCCCTCACCACTGCCACCATGCTGGTTGTCGACCGCGCCGTCGCACAGTACCCGCGTTTCACCCTCGGTCCAGTCACCCTCACCCTGCAGCCAGGTGATCGGGTCGCCCTGCTGGGCCGCAACGGCACCGGCAAGAGCACCCTGCTGGCACTCATGGCCGGGCTGCGACAGCCCGACCACGGGACCGTGTCCGCCGTTCCCGGCGGTGACGATCGTCAACTCACACTGCGCCGAGATGTCGCGTATGTGGGCGCTGCCTTGCAGGCGCTGCCCTGGCACTCTGTCCAGGAACACTTCCGCTTCATGGCGCAGATGTACGAGGGCTGGAACACCGACCGCGCACTGGCCCTCGCGCATGAACTCGCGCTCGATGTGGGGGCCACCACCGGCACGCTGTCGCGCGGCAATACCGTGAAGCTCAACCTCGCGACCGCATGGGGGCGACAGGCCGACGTCCTGCTGCTCGACGAGCCAACCGCTGGCCTCGATCCCATCGCCCGCACCGACCTGCTGCGCGAGCTGCGCCGAACCATCCACGCGTTCCCCAACGCGATCGTCGTCTACGCTACCCATCTGCTCGACGAGCTGCACGAGATCGACCCCACTCGACTGCTCGTCCTGCGCGACGGGATGGTGCACAGCCACGACGGTGCGGCGATGGCGCAGTTGGACGTGGCGGCCCTCACGGCGCTGCTCACCGATACGCCACGGCGTAGCACCCCGGAGGTGGCATGACGCGTCCCGCCTGGCAGTCGCTCATGGCCATCCACTGGCGACGCGCCCGCGCCAGCCTGCTGGCGGTCACGCTGGCCGTGGGGCCGCTCTGCCTGCTGTTCGCACACAAGTCGGGATATCGCGCCGAAGACATCCTCGCCAACGTCATCATGCTGTGCGCGTTCCTGCCATTCGGCGTCGGCAGCGCCGTGGCCAAGTCCAAGGCCGACGGCTCGCTCGCCTTTCTGGCCAGTCTGCCGGTCAGCGCCGCCGAGCATGTGCGGGCCTGGCTGGTGCTCGCGGCACTGCTGGCCACTCCACTGGTTGTGGCGGTCACGGCAGCCACGCTGGTTTTGCCCTTGGGACTCCCCGCCGTCGCTGCACCGGCCATCGCGGTCACCACGTTCGCCTTCATCGTGAGCGTCACGCTAGCCATGCTGGCCGTGCAGCTCAGCAAACCCCCCGCCGGTGCCGGTGCCTACCTGATCGCCACCATGAGCACGGTGCTGCTGGTGCTCTTCGCCGTGGGCAAGGTAGCCGAGCTGACGCCAACGCTGTTCTCGGCGGTCGTGCGGAGCCCGTATTTCGTTCCGGGACTCTCGGTCATCTTGTGGGGAGTGGTGGGCGTCGTCTTCTGGCGCTCCTGCCATCGCATTGGACACTACATGACCAGCTACGTGGGTGATCCACCGCAGGCATGATGCGCACCCGCACGGAGACACCGCTGGGCACGTGGCGCATCTGCTGGCAGCTGGGCGTGTCCGCGCTGGCGACGTCTACCACGGGCACCGCCACGAGCATCGCGCTGGTGGTCACCAGCGTGGCGTGCGTGGTGGGCGCCGATCGGGCGTTCCTGTCGCTTGGCCAGCTGGTGCAGCAGCTCGCCGATGGTGGCAATTCCCCGGCTGCTCAGCTCGAGGTGACTGCCTGTCCCAAATGCCCGGCCGCGCTCTCGTCATGGGCCAGGTTGCACCCCCAGCTCGAGCAATCTGCCGTGACCACGGTGGTGGTGAGTAGTGTCGGTGGCATCGCGATTCCGCGCCGCACTGTACCCGTGCGCTGTGTCCCTCCGGGTCAGACACCAGCGGCAGTCAGCTGGTGGAGCAGCGGGGCGCGCCTGGCATGGCACGAGCAACCAACCCTCGGCACGAGCCACGGGGCCATACTCGCCGGTGTCGATTTGGCGCCACGCCGTCGCGGCAACGAGCGCGCGATCACGATGGAAACAACCGCGGGTGCGTGGGCCGTGATCGGAACGCTGCCTGCACGGCCGCTCCTGTCGCAGCACCGCGAGGAAAACGGTGCGCTGCTCGTGCCGTGGCGAGCGCCCTTCGATCGCCTGTGCCGAGGCGGCACGCGGCAGTGGCGTGTGGTGGCGCGCGATACACTGGCGCTCACGCGTGCGCTTGCCGAAGTGGGCGCCGCGTTGCGCCGTGATCTGCAGTTGCGCCCCACCGACGCGCCACCATGGCGCGTTCGCCGCCTCGACCGCTTCGGCACCCTGGTGCGTGGGCTCGTTGATCGCTTCTCGCGCTGGCTCATGGTGGTACCGCTGGTGGTCATGGTACTGGCGGGAGCCGGCATCTTCAGCGTGCAGGCGCTCGAGAGCGCGGCCCGCATTGACGAGTTCGGCGTGCGCAGAGCCGTGGGTGCCAGTCGCAGCACGCTGATGGGCCAGCTTGCCGTGGAAGCGATGATCGTGAGTGTGGTGGGGGTGGCGCTGGCGACGGCGGGACTGTGGTTGGCAGGCCTGCTCGAGGCGGGTGCGGTGGCGCTGTGGCGGGCAGCTGCGCAGGGGGCGGGCATCGCGCTGCTCATGACCACGCTGGGGATGTTGCTTCCCGGCGTGAGCGCGCTGCGCGCGGCATCCATTGCGGCGCTGGAAGGCGGGAATCCCTGAATGCGCATGGTGGGCTCGGCCGAGCAGCTGCTGCACCTGTGGCAGGCCACCGATCTCGTACGCGCCACCCGTCGGCAACCATGGCTCGTGGCCGTGGCACTGCTCTCACTGGCGGCCACCACGGCGATCACCGCCCTGGTGCATGCGGGCGTAACGGGGGTGTCGGCTGCCTTGCGGCGCGACTTGGCGCAGGACGTTGGCGATGTCCTGCAACTGCAGCCCGCAACCGCCGCCGCCCCCTGCCCGCTCTCCGTGCGCCGCTGTACCGAGCGCGGCGCCGCACCGGTGCTGCGCGGCGTACGGACACTGCGCACGCTGGCCGCCACGCTTCCGGTGTCGTCGCACGCGTTGGTCCGTGAGGGGTCGGCGCTGCTGCACCGCCCGACCAGCCGCCAACGTGTCGGTCTGGTGGGCACCGGCAGGGCGCTCTTCGGGCTGCAATCCAGCCGCGCGGTGAGCGGCCGCGTGTGGTCGGCCCACGAGGAACGCAGCGCCCGTCGCGTCGGTGTCATCGGGCGCACACTGGTCGACTCACTCTTCGGCGGCCGTCCCCCCGCTCGCGTGCGCCTGGGCTCGGTCACCATCGGCATCATCGGTGTCGTGCGGTCGGGACCCGTGGCACCCATCGATCTCGATCACGTCTTCGTTGTGCCACCGTCGGTGTTCCGCGATCTGACGGGCCCGGCGGCAGGCGCATACAGTTTGCTTGCACGGGGGAGCGACCACGGCGAGGCGGTGACGGCACGCGCCGGGTTGCTGCGCCTCCGCCACCAGTCGCCTCGCCGCTTCGCCAGCGTCACGGCGTCCACGGCACAGGAGCGGCTGGGTGATGTCGCGAAGCTCGAGGACGCACTGCGCTATGGCGCGCGCGCACTGTCGTTCGTGTTGGCGCTGGCGTCGGTGGTGGCGGTGGCAGCGCTGAGTGCCTCCATTGCGCGCGCGCATCGCCGCGATGTGGGCATTCTGCGCGCGTTGGGGGCGACGCGCCTGCTCGTGGTGACCCAGGGCGCGCTCATCGGTGGGGTGCTCGGGAGCGTCGGCGCCGGAGCGGGCTGGCTTCTGGCCGCGCCGGCCATGCAGCTGCTCCCCTGGTGGTTCGACTTCGCGGTACTCTCGCCGGCTACCGTCGTGACCTCACTGCTCCGGGGAGCGGCCCCGGCACTCTCGGTGGCAGTGATCGTCAGCACCCTGCTCTTCGCACGGCTTGCCCGTCAGCCCCCGGCCGCCTTGCTGTAGACAACTCTGGCTGGGACGACATGCGACGTGACGCATCAGGTTGCTATTGCGCCGGCATACGGCGGCGATAGTGACGGGTGTGCGTCGGAAGCGCACATTGCTGGAGTCCCCAACCAGGTCATGACCATGCACATCGCATGCTCCGACTTTCGAGAAACGTCTGGTCACTCCAGCATATCCCTGAATCAATCCATCGCTCTCGCTGAGCTGGCGATGTCCTTACCTTTCCTTGCGCAGGGAAGGACAGGACTGCGGCTTTCAACCAGGTCGTGAACTTCGGAGGTGGTTGTGGGGGTTGGCTGGCCGAGGACACCGGAAGAGCTGTATGGCGGAAGTGCGTTCATCTTCCTGGTCGCAGCTATCTGGTTGGCGTATCGAGGACTCGAAGGGATACTCTACCGGAGAATGGGGCCGTGGCCCCTGCTTGGACTGTTTATCCCCATTCTGGGAAGGCGCGCGATCCTTACGGGGATCATCGCGCTCGCGTTCAGCGGAGCGTGCGCGTGGTTCTCCTATCTTTCCGCGTCTGGTTGCGCATTTCGGCTGATGTCGATCACCTGTTCCGGTTGATGTCGATCACCCGGGAGGCCGCGGCTGGGGACCACCGCGGTGTTCCCCCCGTCCTGAGGTCCGGATGTTCTGTGAGTCCGACCCCGGGAAGCGGGAGGACACATGCGGAGATCGCGGTTCACGGACGAGCAGATCATTGACGTGCTGCGCTTGGTTGATCGCTTAGCAAAGCGGACGACGGTGTGTCCTCGGCTCAAGCGGCTCGTCGCTGACCTGTGCCTCGACACGACGAACCTGCGGGACTCGCTGCGAAGAAATGGTGAGCCAACCTCAGCGGCGGGGATGAGAATCGGTGGCTGGTCATGACCAGCTGGTCGACCAATCCGGAGGTCGTGATGCACTTTCTGGATCACATTGAGTTCCGAGAACGCACCGAACAGACCGGCGTACCACCCAATCGCGCCCCATTGCTTGCCAAGTCGATCACACGAATGCAGTTCAGAGTAGCCCCATCTGACGCCCTCGTGATGATCTCGGCTTTGCTGTCCCCGATCCGACTCTGACCATGCACATCGAATTCTCCGGTGCGGCCCGCGAAGTCACCGGCTCCTGCCACATCCTGCGGGTGGGCAGCGGCCGCACACAGCGCACGGTGCTGCTCGACTGCGGCCTCTTCCAGGGCAGGCGCAGCGAGTCACGCGCCAAGAACACGAAGCTGCCGGTACCGGTCGACGAGATCGACGCCATCGTGCTGAGCCACGCGCACATCGACCACGCCGGCCGTCTGCCGTACCTGGTCGCACAGGGCTACAAGGGCACCATCTGGGCCACCGCCGCCACGCGCGACCTGTGCGCGATCATGCTCGCCGACTCGGCGCATATCCAGGAGAAGGACGCCGAGTATCTGGCGAAGCACCGCGACGAGTTCATCGAACCGCTCTACCGGGTGGAGGATGCGACCCGGACCGTCGAGAGCATGATCGGCATGCCGTACAAGAAGTGGTTCGAGGTCACCGACGGCGTGCGGGCCATGTTCACCGAAGCGGGGCACATTCTGGGGAGCGCGTCGGTCGTGGTGGAACTGCGTGAGGGCGACGCGTTGCGGCGGGTCGTGTTCTCCGGCGACATCGGGCGCAATGGGCTGGCCATCATTCGTGATCCTGAGCCCCCGCAAGTGGGCGCCGACGTTATCATCTGCGAAAGTACCTACGGCAATCGCGATCACGAGTCGGTCGACGGCGCGCGGGCGCAGCTGGCGCGGGTGGTGCGGGACACCGCCGCCCGTGGCGGGCGGGTGCTTATCCCCGCCTTCGCCGTGGGACGCACGCAGGAGCTGGTCTACGACCTCCACGCGCTGCGTCGCGGCGGGCAGATTCCGGATATTCCCATCTTCATCGACTCACCGCTGGCCACGGATGCCACCGCGGTGTTCGCCATGCACCCGGAAGCGTACGATCACAACGAGGAGCTGGTACGCCGTGCGCCCAACCTCTTCGACTTCCCCATGGTGAAGTTCACGCGCGACGTGAGTGAGTCGAAGAAACTGAACAGCATGCATGGTCCCATGATCGTCATCGCCGCCTCGGGGATGGCCGAGTCGGGGCGCATCCTGCACCACCTGCGCTACGGGGCCAGCGATCCGCGCAACACCATTCTCGTGGTGGGGTTCATGGCGGAGCATACGTTGGGGCGTCGCATCGTGGAGCGGCGGCCGGTGCTGCGCATCTTCGGTGAGGAGGTCCCGCTGGCGGCAACGGTGGAGGTGCTGCTGGGCTACAGCGCGCACGGAGACCGTGGGGAGCTGCACCACTGGTTGCAGAGTGTGCGGGAACACGGACGAAAGGAGGGGCGGGCGCGTCCAGTCGTGTATCTGGTCCATGGCGAAGCGGAGGCACAGGACGCATTCGCCGAGCGACTGCGTGCCGACGACTTCCACGTGGAGGTTCCCTCTGCCGGCACCACGGTCGCGATCGCGCCGTGATCGCGTGACCAAAATGTCGTGGCGGTGAAGGTGCCGCCCGACAGCGTCATGGCGTAGTTTGGCGGAGTCTATGGTCCGTCAGGCTCCGAAGATCCCTCGCCCGCGCTTCGTGCGCTTCGCCACCCGCGCGCTCATCGTGCTGGGAGCTGGGTGGTTCGTGGCGTTGCTGTGCATTGCCGGATGGTCGCGTCGCTCCTCGGCAGGCACCGCCGATGCGATCGTGGTGCTGGGGGCCGCGCAGTACGGGGGGCGTCCGTCACCGGTGCTCAAGTCGCGGCTGGATCACGCCTTCAGTCTCTACAGCACGAAGCGGGCGCCGCAGGTGGTGCTGACCGGCGGCCGCCGGCCAGGTGATCTGATCAGTGAGGCAGCCGCCGGGCGTC encodes the following:
- a CDS encoding PRC-barrel domain-containing protein, with amino-acid sequence MQPDRFDDVAGRDASLHGDGRNGTPRLVHLDEMSDLQVADGDPDIRGWDVRTADGEKVGTVKDLVVDTGLMKVRYIEARLNKEALNTSADRHVLIPIGSARLDDDEDDVVLSSSIVDPRTLPPYDRHSLSREYEVSLRERFPQADGTNPATSSSASGLADGHGDEEAFYRDGLYDDQRFFGERRRGRERSNYIGANSNGVIPRRHEAF
- a CDS encoding ABC transporter permease, yielding MRMVGSAEQLLHLWQATDLVRATRRQPWLVAVALLSLAATTAITALVHAGVTGVSAALRRDLAQDVGDVLQLQPATAAAPCPLSVRRCTERGAAPVLRGVRTLRTLAATLPVSSHALVREGSALLHRPTSRQRVGLVGTGRALFGLQSSRAVSGRVWSAHEERSARRVGVIGRTLVDSLFGGRPPARVRLGSVTIGIIGVVRSGPVAPIDLDHVFVVPPSVFRDLTGPAAGAYSLLARGSDHGEAVTARAGLLRLRHQSPRRFASVTASTAQERLGDVAKLEDALRYGARALSFVLALASVVAVAALSASIARAHRRDVGILRALGATRLLVVTQGALIGGVLGSVGAGAGWLLAAPAMQLLPWWFDFAVLSPATVVTSLLRGAAPALSVAVIVSTLLFARLARQPPAALL
- a CDS encoding cysteine peptidase family C39 domain-containing protein produces the protein MHKLQVGGAGARRLLQAAALLLLFTALAAPLVAAPATGTTPAAAPAAARAAVDPLRTTRLVRRLHLRLGGAAVTALPPHELQRAHNDCALTIVARLHRRATHPVPALPAPHTLARQLELGPRGVALEALARTLRQLGWPARVQRARTPLHPPAIALVHPGHYVLLLQQSPATVEYFDPLIGLVQEPRPHFAARWTGNGVQLSTGDN
- a CDS encoding ABC transporter permease is translated as MMRTRTETPLGTWRICWQLGVSALATSTTGTATSIALVVTSVACVVGADRAFLSLGQLVQQLADGGNSPAAQLEVTACPKCPAALSSWARLHPQLEQSAVTTVVVSSVGGIAIPRRTVPVRCVPPGQTPAAVSWWSSGARLAWHEQPTLGTSHGAILAGVDLAPRRRGNERAITMETTAGAWAVIGTLPARPLLSQHREENGALLVPWRAPFDRLCRGGTRQWRVVARDTLALTRALAEVGAALRRDLQLRPTDAPPWRVRRLDRFGTLVRGLVDRFSRWLMVVPLVVMVLAGAGIFSVQALESAARIDEFGVRRAVGASRSTLMGQLAVEAMIVSVVGVALATAGLWLAGLLEAGAVALWRAAAQGAGIALLMTTLGMLLPGVSALRAASIAALEGGNP
- a CDS encoding metalloregulator ArsR/SmtB family transcription factor gives rise to the protein MANSGRLYRLEAANVNHAEDVMGRLALPDEIIPLLAERFKALAEPARLQLLRALMTREHTVNELVLSTQLSQANVSKHLQLLHTLGFVRRRKHGLFVHYAIADRQVAKLCDLMCARVLAETPRSRNGG
- a CDS encoding ATP-binding cassette domain-containing protein; the protein is MLVVDRAVAQYPRFTLGPVTLTLQPGDRVALLGRNGTGKSTLLALMAGLRQPDHGTVSAVPGGDDRQLTLRRDVAYVGAALQALPWHSVQEHFRFMAQMYEGWNTDRALALAHELALDVGATTGTLSRGNTVKLNLATAWGRQADVLLLDEPTAGLDPIARTDLLRELRRTIHAFPNAIVVYATHLLDELHEIDPTRLLVLRDGMVHSHDGAAMAQLDVAALTALLTDTPRRSTPEVA
- a CDS encoding MBL fold metallo-hydrolase — protein: MHIEFSGAAREVTGSCHILRVGSGRTQRTVLLDCGLFQGRRSESRAKNTKLPVPVDEIDAIVLSHAHIDHAGRLPYLVAQGYKGTIWATAATRDLCAIMLADSAHIQEKDAEYLAKHRDEFIEPLYRVEDATRTVESMIGMPYKKWFEVTDGVRAMFTEAGHILGSASVVVELREGDALRRVVFSGDIGRNGLAIIRDPEPPQVGADVIICESTYGNRDHESVDGARAQLARVVRDTAARGGRVLIPAFAVGRTQELVYDLHALRRGGQIPDIPIFIDSPLATDATAVFAMHPEAYDHNEELVRRAPNLFDFPMVKFTRDVSESKKLNSMHGPMIVIAASGMAESGRILHHLRYGASDPRNTILVVGFMAEHTLGRRIVERRPVLRIFGEEVPLAATVEVLLGYSAHGDRGELHHWLQSVREHGRKEGRARPVVYLVHGEAEAQDAFAERLRADDFHVEVPSAGTTVAIAP